The Lycium ferocissimum isolate CSIRO_LF1 chromosome 10, AGI_CSIRO_Lferr_CH_V1, whole genome shotgun sequence genome window below encodes:
- the LOC132035165 gene encoding feruloyl CoA ortho-hydroxylase F6H1-3-like, protein MPTTLSSINFSDVTDFVVNEGHGVKGLSDMGLKTLPKQYIQPLTERITTSTIIVDDSIPIIDMSNWDNNGPKIGEKICNAAEKWGFFQIINHGIPLEVLDNVKAATYRFFKLSAEEKNKHSKDFSSTHNVRYGTSFTPQAEKALEWKDYLSLFYVSDEEAAALWPSSCRDEALDFLRNSQIVIKKLLEALMKGLNVNEIDQTKESLLMGSKRINLNYYPKCPNPELTVGVGRHSDVSTLTILLQDNIGGLYVKKLDSDDTWVHVPPIDGAIVINVGDALQIMSNGKYKSIEHRVMANGNNNRISVPIFVNPKPNDLIGPLKEVLEKNGEEPIYKQVLYSDYVKHFFRKAHDGKETIDFAKIN, encoded by the exons ATGCCTACTACATTGTCCTCAATCAATTTTTCAGACGTTACAGACTTTGTGGTGAATGAAGGTCACGGAGTTAAGGGCTTATCCGATATGGGACTCAAAACCCTACCAAAACAATACATTCAACCCCTTACAGAACGAATCACTACAAGCACAATAATCGTCGATGACTCTATCCCAATCATCGATATGTCCAATTGGGACAATAATGGTccaaaaattggagaaaaaatatGCAACGCGGCTGAAAAATGGGGATTTTTCCAGATTATTAATCATGGAATTCCTCTTGAAGTTCTTGACAATGTTAAGGCCGCGACTTATAGGTTTTTTAAACTGTCCGCGGAGGAGAAGAATAAGCATTCGAAGGATTTTTCGTCTACGCATAACGTAAGATATGGTACAAGTTTTACTCCTCAAGCTGAAAAGGCTTTGGAGTGGAAAGATTATCTGAGTCTTTTCTATGTTTCTGATGAAGAAGCTGCTGCTCTTTGGCCTTCTTCTTGCAg GGATGAAGCACTAGACTTCTTGAGAAACTCTCAAATTGTCATCAAGAAGCTCTTGGAGGCACTTATGAAAGGACTAAATGTAAATGAAATAGACCAAACTAAAGAATCACTCCTAATGGGTTCAAAAAGAATTAACCTAAACTACTACCCTAAATGTCCTAATCCTGAGTTAACAGTTGGAGTAGGTCGTCACTCTGATGTCTCAACGTTAACAATTCTCCTCCAGGATAATATTGGAGGATTGTACGTGAAAAAACTTGATAGTGATGACACTTGGGTTCATGTCCCACCAATTGATGGAGCTATTGTGATCAATGTAGGTGATGCTCTTCAAATAATGAGTAATGGAAAATACAAGAGTATTGAGCATCGTGTTATGGCAAATGGGAATAATAATAGGATCTCAGTGCCAATATTTGTAAACCCTAAACCTAATGACTTGATTGGTCCATTGAAAGAAGTGCttgagaaaaatggagaagagCCAATTTACAAGCAAGTTCTTTATTCAGATTATGTCAAGCATTTCTTCAGGAAAGCTCATGATGGAAAAGAAACTATTGATTTTGCTAAGATCaattag